The Arachis duranensis cultivar V14167 chromosome 9, aradu.V14167.gnm2.J7QH, whole genome shotgun sequence genomic sequence ttggtgattgtataagCCTTATGTGATGTTGATTATCCTGGATGAATGTAATTATATGTTTGAATGGATTATTATTTGGTTCTGATGAATGAACTGTTGTGTGGTTTTGTGAAATATAATGCCGTCCAAGTTGATTCTTTAGAGATTTGAAATAtgagtttaatccgttgaggattggtttgaattgagtcaattattttgatgatgtgAAAGATAGAATACTCTTGAAATTCAGCCTGGGTTGCTTTGATTAATTTTGNNNNNNNNNNNNNNNNNNNNNNNNNNNNNNNNNNNNNNNNNNNNNNNNNNNNNNNNNNNNNNNNNNNNNNNNNNNNNNNNNNNNNNNNNNNNNNNNNNNNNNNNNNNNNNNNNNNNNNNNNNNNNNNNNNNNNNNNNNNNNNNNNNNNNNNNNNNNNNNNNNNNNNNNNNNNNNNNNNNNNNNNNNNNNNNNNNNNNNNNNNNNNNNNNNNNNNNNNNNNNNNNNNNNNNNNNNNNNNNNNNNNNNNNNNNNNNNNNNNNNNNNNNNNNNNNNNNNNNNNNNNNNNNNNNNNNNNNNNNNNNNNNNNNNNNNNNNNNNNNNNNNNNNNNNNNNNNNNNNNNNNNNNNNNNNNNNNNNNNNNNNNNNNNNNNNNNNNNNNNNNNNNNNNNNNNNNNNNNNNNNNNNNNNNNNNNNNNNNNNNNNNNNNNNNNNNNNNNNNNNNNNNNNNNNNNNNNNNNNNNNNNNNNNNNNNNNNNNNNNNNNNNNNNNNNNNNNNNNNNNNNNNNNNNNNNNNNNNNNNNNNNNNNNNNNNNNNNNNNNNNNNNNNNNNNNNNNNNNNNNNNNNNNNNNNNNNNNNNNNNNNNNNNNNNNNNNNNNNNNNNNNNNNNNNNNNNNNNNNNNNNNNNNNNNNNNNNNNNNNNNNNNNNNNNNNNNNNNNNNNNNNNNNNNNNNNNNNNNNNNNNNNNNNNNNNNNNNNNNNNNNNNNNNNNNNNNNNNNNNNNNNNNNNNNNNNNNNNNNNNNNNNNNNNNNNNNNNNNNNNNNNNNNNNNNNNNNNNNNNNNNNNNNNNNNNNNNNNNNNNNNNNNNNNNNNNNNNNNNNNNNNNNNNNNNNNNNNNNNNNNNNNNNNNNNNNNNNNNNNNNNNNNNNNNNNNNNNNNNNNNNNNNNNNNNNNNNNNNNNNNNNNNNNNNNNNNNNNNNNNNNNNNNNNNNNNNNNNNNNNNNNNNNNNNNNNNNNNNNNNNNNNNNNNNNNNNNNNNNNNNNNNNNNNNNNNNNNNNNNNNNNaagactcgaagctcttttgaccctatgtcgtcagggtggccgggcactgtgaaattcctggacgagctcacccccataaatattcaccagtgagggtgatggatatggatcatgattatgatcaagtttatattgagtataactcgagttggggagacacgacagagggacagtccaatagttagctaccaggacttgtcgggttggctctataaccgacagatgatatcatcagccactagggacaggcatgcatcatatgcatctatgtgacattgtttgggtgtgcatattgtacttggtttgcctatgtgattaattgctaattgttctacttgcaataactgtttgtttgtgcctGCATCTTCCTATCTGTGTTTGCAACTGGgactctgttggattgtggtgatttGGTTGAAGGTTGGAtggtttgggcctagggccgtggctGGATTGTTTGGGCTTAGGGCCGtgattggattgtttgggcctagggccgtggttggaTTGAGATGAACTGATGGTTGatttcggttttgtgtttctggtttggaataaaatatgaaaggctattttggttcCGCATAGATAAACcgttttgaaaggcttttgagttttttgagaattgaatggttcctctttcagaaaagatttccgactttacttttattgtaaactgttgtttttgaaaagaggcataagatggttattaatcactggtacggtttatcttcacgtattctattacagtaattcctaaaaaccctctactgagaaccctttcgaggatgatgttctcacccccctacattttcccctttcaggatatgggcgcgGAAGTTACGAAggatttatttagttattgttgagatgctctgtattgttttagttatggtctattgtaccctcgcctttatcttgatatattctgtaagagggataggaaccGTATTGGATAAGACTTGTAATAtcatttatgtatatatatatatatatatatacatgtatgTACGCTTTATGAGTTGTTGTAAGTGTATTGTATGTATGGATGTACGTTGTATAGCAAAAGTATCTTTTGGATCggtattgcggtttaaagttttaaacaggctcatatcttagtattaaatagtataagtgttgTCGTAATGTCTTAGCTATCAGAGTCGCGCAGCCGGAAgtgtgagctttggtagttcgggtgttacattatggtatcagagcagtccttcctgtagagcctgaggaatggaccaactatgcttcaattgcatactctgagcaTTTGTCATGTACTAGGTCTTGTCGGATGacgagaattagagctttaCGCACGTGACGATCTATTGATTAACGCTGttagtcttgcattgcataattcttggtattaagtttggccggcttaatactagtgaattatgtacatgaaagcactaatgggttatcatagatAATATGCGAGTTTTGAGCAAAGCGAATCGCGGGTTTTGGGAACGTTGGAAACTATTTCTCGAGGCTATTCAGTTGTGTGTTTTGGATTTTGTTCGAGTCGACCTGTTCTTTCATAGCCTAACTtgaagttcttgtttgctaaTCCCCTTGAAAAGTAATTTGATGTTTCCGCTCTGTTTCTCTATTCATATGCAatcttgtttgatcttaagtGCATATGCTTGCTTAAAATCCTTGTTGCATCTATCTTCCTCTGTTTGAATTCTTCTTGATTCATGTATTCTTCGATATGGCTTTGAACTTGTCCTAATGCACTGTGCATTTTTAACTCCGGGGTTTCGAGTCCATTCTTAGAGAAATTGTTGATTCggtttttctcttatttgacaGTGATTACAGCCAGTTTTGAGACTTTTATGAAAATTGCTGTTGAATAGATGTATACTTATCTATATATGAAACTTTGAAGATTTCTTACACAGTTTGACaactatttatttctaatacctCGCCTGTACTTTTACTGGTTTACGGAACTGTATTTActttaaaattacaatttgactttctagtaattttactATAGTTCCAATGCATATTttcatttgattatgtatttggatatttttcaaagttttggaaagaaagaattttttatttttatccccGTTGAGTTTCGTTTAATAAACTTTACTTAATTcattttgaattgagtttgattCAGCATGCTATAGGGTTTATGccattattattcttttgaaaatGTTGGACTCATAGCTTTCTTCTTATGAACGGACTCGTTtcttcttaagcttttcacCTCTATGAATGTCATACatgattctgtttttaactaatctTTTACATATTGTGAAATTATCATTAATCTTGGTTTGTCCTTTCTTGTGAATCTCATCCGTATGTGAGTCAGTTTGATTTGTTTCAAATTAGTGCATTGTTTATTCTCTCATTTTCTCTACAAGAGTTTTTAGTTAAAGATTTATCCTTGAGAAATTACTAATGATTGAGTTGTCTTTTCTTTATGacttttgtattcttttggATCAATTGAAAGCTTGTTTGATGACTCATGCCTAGTGAATCTTGTTTGAACTACTTTGGTTTAAGATCCTTTCTTGTATGGCTTGACTCCTTTTCAAGTACATCCTTATATCCTTGAATATCCTTTTGAAATGGTGATTTCAACTATACTTTTGGAgtcttgttttgaattttttaaagaagttttgaattctctttgaaGAAATTCTAAGCTGAATATATTCCCTGTTACTTGATTGAGAGTGAAACCATTATTCGATTTTGACAAAATTGTTCTTAAAGTTGGCATGCGCTATTTTAAATGAGGTTTTGAAAAGTTTCCTTGTTTAGTGGAAACCGATTCGTTTGTAACGCACCACTTATTTCCTTTACCAAATTGTAAACAAATTTTTACTTCGgagttttttttctaaaaagagTTTAACTTCCTCTTTTGTACTTGCTATAAATGTTATACacgcttgtttgaatatgaaATTTTGAGAATTATGAACAAGCATTTGATTACTTCCGAGTTTTTGTGAACTGCTTTTGGTTAAGTTGTGCATCTAAttatctttctaaaatatttgggGAAATATTTTAGCTCTTAGCCAAAGTTGTGTGCATTTTGTTTTTGGAACTCTACATAATCTACTTCAACATGAAATTGTATTGAGTAAAGCCACGTTTATGCTTTTGTTACTCTCTTGAAAGATGTTTGTTGTTTAACTTCTCTTTCAGACTGCGAAGtgatatttttataagtttCCGATTCTTTTAAGAACAATGTATTAGAAAGTATAGTAATTATGCTCTTGAGTTCTGTGAGCTTGGCTTGGGTCTGAGATATTCTTTTCTGTAACCTCTTATTTCTTCGACTCATCTTGAAATTGTTTCAAACTAATGCGCTGATTCTCCTTCCTATTGATCCTATTGAATTTCCTTGATCCAAGGGTTATCTTGAAGTTGTCAATTGAATTGAGTCTAGCAAACTTCATTGCTTGAGTGTCCTTATTTATTTGGAATTGGATACATTCTCTCAAATCTTTGAGTACTATCCTTGACATTTGACTCTCCTTTTTAAATCTTGTATCCTTCTGAGTAGACTCGAGAATTGTTTTGATATCACGTGCGACTTGTAGACGTAGTAACGCGATACGTTAGTTCTTTAAGACGTGATGTGTATACAAAAGTTGAAGCGGTAGGTGTGCAACGTATGAGTTGTGGGGGTTTTGTTCCTTGCGAACGgatttgtggttgtcaggctaATGATCGAAATTGGGGTTTGTAAAGTGCTTGATGGAGTTGGAAAGTTGAAACTTTGAGGTTGATATGAGATTAGTGTGCGGAGGTTAAGCACGTCATTTTAACTCCATCCTGTTTTATAGCCTTTGATGCTTTGCCCTTCTATCACATGATTGACCCATGCTAACTTTTGCATTGAGCATACCTTGTAACGTTTGCTTTGCAATCACACTCCTACCTTTACATCCTTAAGCTCATGACAATCAAAGTATTTGAAAATCGTATATATGATTAtattttgagatatttttgcttcttccttaaACGTGTTCAAGGGTGAACTGTTATGgaatttctttcattttgtatcaattttcgagggcgaaaatttttataaggagGGTAGAATATAAGACCCAGAAtatttgaaaagtcttattatgagcAAGTCTCAAATCCTacagttatttatagccttaatttcagagattattttattatagataattaaggcaagttttgatttattggatttgagataagttatgattattatccaattttataattattggattattttctatatttaaaatataaagttgatagttatgaaataataaggattttatatgatttggattagataagTAATATTNNNNNNNNNNNNNNNNNNNNNNNNNNNNNNNNNNNNNNNNNNNNNNNNNNNNNNNNNNNNNNNNNNNNtgtttcaattactatattattcccaattttatgtgaaattaccaTAATGCCCTTAACCCTAATTTCAAAATGAAACCCTTCCCTAACTTAACCCCTTCAGCCACTaagttctctttctccttcacaAGTTCAACACACACAGTTTCCTTTGTTATCCCTGaaagaaagaagcaaagaaaatgaaaaggggAATAAGGGAAAAGGAGATCCGGAGGAAGAAAGAGCACCGGGCAAGCAGCAGCTCGCCGGCCAGCCGCGCTCTGCCGCCACGTCTAGCTCGCCGTTGATCGCGCTCCCGTTTGCCACCACCACAGCGCCGATTGCGCCGTCGCTAGGGAGAACAGAATCGAGAAGGGGTTGGCTCGTGAATGTGGGTGGTCGTGGGCTCGGGGCCGCCACGTCTCCATCACCACCGCGTCCACGCCGTGCCGCCGCCACTGCTAGGGTTTGCCGCCGCCACCTTATCACCGCCGGCAGGCACAGAAGGAGAGAGAAATTGGAGTTTTGCACAGCAGGGAGAGAGGGAGAGCGCGACAGGGGAAGCCATCTTCGCCTGAGCCACCGTCGCCGGACCTCCTTGCCGTCGCCGAACCTCCTTGCCGTCGCCACAGAAGCTGCCTTCGTCGATGCCGTTGGAGGCATGAACGGGAGGAGAACGCGCAGGAGGGAGCTTACAGAGAGGGTGATGCGCGATGGCGGTAGGTTATTCCGCCGCCCTTGCTGCCGTCAGAAGCTGCCGCCGTCCAGCCAGCTGCTACAGTGGTCATCACCTGTCGTGAATGGCTGCCGGAACCACACCGGAGCCTCTGGCCGTTTCTGTCACTTGAGACCCCGCTGTCGTCGCCGGAAAATTCTGCCGGTAAGGCTTCTAAGTTGAGTTTCCCTTTTGTTGAGTTTCCTGGAACTTCATTGTTGCTGTGTGTGCTTCAGATCGCCGCTGCTGCTTGGGGCTGACTGCCGGGTTGCCACCGAACCGATTCGGAGACCGCCGTTGTTTCGGTTCAGCCGTTCCTCCTTCGGTTCGGTAAGTGTTTTCAGTTTGAAAGTCTTTTGGTTACTGTTCTGTTATCATACGCTGAGGTTTGTGGCGTTAATTGCTATAAGATTGAGTTCGGTTGTTGTATGTGCGATTAGAGTTGTTGAGACTGTTGCGAAAGTGGCTTGGAACCGAGGTTTTGGCTGCCGGGATTTTGATTGTTGATTTTGGGTCAAGGCAGAAAGGATTATGTGACGCGTTTGGGCTATGGttttgcgttttgaggtaggggcgctttccaaaaactatattttatatgccggaattattacatatgggtactgatgtgagataatgtatttggtgattgtataagCCTTATGTGATGTTGATTATCCTGGATGAATGTAATTATATGTTTGAATggattattatttggttttgatGAACGAACTGTTGTGTGGTTTTGTGAAACATAATGCCGTCCAAGTTGATTCTTTAGAGATTTGAAATAtgagtttaatccgttgaggattggtttgaattgagtcaattattttgatgatgtgAAAGATAGAATACTCTTGAAATTCAGCCTGGGTTGCTTTGATTAATTTTGGTTTTGATAATcttgtttgaaaagttatttagaAAGGATTGGATTTGAGAAGCTGTATCATTTGATTTAATaagagaataattatattttttttgcttaATTTATTTAGCGAACTTTATGCCTTGAGTTTgacttatttagaaatgaacaATTTTTACCGTTTGAATTACTGAAGGAAAGAATGATGCTCTAATattgatttcaatataaaaaggagCTTTTAGTGATTTCAAAGGAATCTAgacttttgattgagtaattaAGTTTGAGGCATTTTGGAAGAGCTAGAAAAATGACTTCCAAAAAGAATCCTGAAAGTGGTTTAATTCAAATGAACTGGTTCCGttcaaatgagttgatttttggACCGGGTTGGAACTTGTGATTTATGTATGGTtggtttcataataaattctgttttatttacttgaaccgAGAATCTATGACTTTAAGGGTTACAATGAATTTTAAGGAATTGATATAGGTTGAccttccctaaagacttgggactctgccgagaaattttgttataaaatcccattgttaggtgggtgattttgaatactttgaaataaatcTTTACCTTTCTATGGTtctggaagttttggaaagaaaatgccGAGAatggctttgttttaaaaaagggactcactttgagtaaatttggcttatgagcctgagatgatttgagaaacgaGATTtctaaagccaaggctgaaaagagttgaaacttgatttcaaagtgaaatgaattgagaaaatgatttatggcttaaatgccgatttcatgaatttgatgattttgaatgtggaagtgctgttttgttgtgagccggaatggctttgaatgatatgaatattggctggttctggattgaaccgtgagccggaatggctgtgtatgctatgaatattggctggttctggactgaaccgtgagccggatggctgagatggatgttgatccatgatTGAGAATGAAAGCATTTTATGCTGAGATATTGATAAGTTGTGATGTTTTtacttccactatcggagatgagggtttccctgggaggaagcagtggctagccaccacgtgctccaggttgagactcgaagctcttttgaccctatgtcgtcagggtggccgggcattgtgaaattcccggacgagctcacccccataaatattcaccagtgagggtgatggatatggatcatgattttgatcaagtttatattgagtataactcgagttggggagacacgacagagggacagtccaatggttagctaccaggacttgtcgggttggctctataaccgacagatgatatcatcagccactagggacaggcatgcatcatatgcatctatgtgacattgtttgggtgtgcatgttgtacttggtttgcctatgtgattaattgctaattgttctacttgcaataACTATTTGTTTGTGCCTGCATCTTCCTATCTGTGTTTGCAACTGGgactctgttggattgtggtgatttGGTTGAAGGTTGGAtggtttgggcctagggccgtggctAGATTGTTTGGGATTAAGGCCGtgattggattgtttgggcctagggccgtggttggaaTGAGATGAACTGATGGTTGatttcggttttgtgtttctggtttggaataaaatatgaaaggctattttggttcCGCATAGATAAACcgttttgaaaggcttttgagttttttgagaattgaatagttcctctttcagaaaagatttccgactttacttttattgtaaaccgttatttttgaaaagaggcataagacggttattaatcactggtacggtttatcttcacgtatcctattacagtaattcctaaaaaccctctactgagaaccctttcgaggatgatgttctcacccccctacattttcccctttcaggatatgggcgcagAAGTTACGAAGGATTAATTTAGTTGTTGTTGAGATGCTCTGTATTGTTTTAGTTATGGTctattgtaccctcgcctttatcttgatatattctgtaagagggataggaaccGTATTGGATAATACCTGTAATAtcatttatgtatatatatatatatatatatacatgtatgTACGCTTTATGAGTTGTTGTAAGTGTATTGTATGTATGGATGTACGTTGTATAGCAAAAGTAATTTTGGGAGCggtattgcggtttaaagttttaaacatgctcatattttagtattaaatagtataagtgttgTCGTAATGTCTTAGCTATCAGAGTCGCGCAGTCGGAAgtgtgagctttggtagttagggtgttacaattagCATATTCACcttagaattttcaaaaatttcatactCCACCACAACACATCAAGAATTCAGAATCAGAAAGAACAAGAAGCAGAATCACCAAATTAGAAAAATCAGCATAAACtcataaataattcaaaatcaGAATCATAGCATAAAGTCATAAACATCTCAACCAGAAAAAATTTCAAGATAAACAATGTAGTGAAGCAATGCATCACAGCACCATCAActgagaataaaaaaatcagcAACAAACAAGTGAAGCAACTCAGAAAtcacaataaataaaattaacaaataagcagTGACTCATTCCACACACAAcagaggaaaaaaataaaaaattaaagtgaaaaagggaagaaatcagtgaaaataaagaagacCACAAAGATGTTGAGGGACGACGAAGATTGAAGAACTCACGGTGATGGCGAAGAGCCCACGGCGGCACGAGTATGTTCGCACTTTGCACAGAGTGATGCTCGacatagagagagagagagagagagagagagagagagagagagggcaTCTTTGACGACGAGAAAGAGGCGGCCAACGACGGGGAGGACAAAGAAGAGTGGCGGAGTCTAAGACTGAGAGTGAGATAGATTGTGCATTTTGCCATTATGGtgagactgagactgagagtgagagagaagagagtagAGG encodes the following:
- the LOC110275626 gene encoding uncharacterized protein LOC110275626, whose amino-acid sequence is MAVGYSAALAAVRSYRRPASCYSGHRLSSPLLLGADCRVAAEPIRRPPLFRFSRSSFGSPLSSLSPSQVQHTQFPLLSLKERSKENEKGNKGKGDPEEERAPGKQQLAGQPRSAATSSSPLIALPFATTTAPIAPSLGRTESRRGWLVNVGGRGLGAATSPSPPRPRRAAATARVCRRHLITAGRHRRREKLEFCTAGREGERDRGSHLRLSHRRRTSLPSPNLLAVATEAAFVDAVGGMNGRRTRRRELTERVMRDGGRLFRRPCCRQKLPPSSQLLQWSSPVVNGCRNHTGASGRFCHLRPRCRRRKILPIAAAAWG